The following proteins come from a genomic window of Polyangiaceae bacterium:
- a CDS encoding DUF4291 domain-containing protein, producing MPLILEPYLEQRARWPQSGRHILAQYSDDAVVVYQAYKPSIGRFAAEHGYFGGEWSESRMTWIKPNFLWMMFRSGWAQKEGQEVVLAIWLRREAFDEILRRAVVSTFDPSMYESREAWQTAVHGSSVRLQWDPDHDPTGAKVERRAIQLGLRGDSARRFAREWVLGIEDVTELVARERAHATPSRYAELVTPREDVYPAPA from the coding sequence GTGCCTCTGATTCTCGAGCCCTACCTGGAGCAACGCGCGCGCTGGCCACAGTCGGGTCGGCACATCCTCGCGCAGTACTCGGACGACGCCGTGGTCGTGTACCAGGCGTACAAGCCGAGCATCGGTCGCTTTGCGGCGGAGCACGGCTACTTCGGGGGCGAGTGGAGCGAGAGCCGCATGACGTGGATCAAGCCCAATTTCCTGTGGATGATGTTCCGCTCTGGCTGGGCGCAGAAGGAAGGGCAAGAGGTGGTGCTCGCTATCTGGCTGCGGCGGGAGGCGTTCGACGAGATCCTTCGGCGCGCGGTGGTGTCGACCTTCGATCCGTCCATGTACGAGAGTCGCGAGGCGTGGCAAACGGCCGTGCATGGCTCTTCGGTGCGACTGCAGTGGGACCCGGATCACGATCCCACCGGCGCCAAGGTGGAGCGGCGCGCGATCCAGCTGGGCCTGCGCGGGGACAGCGCGCGGCGCTTTGCCCGCGAGTGGGTGCTGGGCATCGAAGACGTGACGGAGCTCGTGGCGCGCGAACGCGCGCACGCCACGCCGTCGCGCTACGCCGAGCTCGTCACGCCGCGGGAGGACGTGTATCCGGCGCCCGCGTGA
- a CDS encoding PIN domain-containing protein, with amino-acid sequence MTDFLFDTNVAQALIDPRVAKRSPQMVAEVEARVRQQGGLVISVVTAYELRRGVRVLRLRDRGRRKEVRIERLIRTADVLGLDVPAFGAWMVAAELFAQASVKRPSIVIDDADLLIAATAKHYGRTLVTSDARLAENLEAVGQGPAIDLLRVT; translated from the coding sequence ATGACCGACTTTCTGTTCGACACCAACGTCGCGCAGGCGCTCATCGACCCTCGCGTGGCGAAGCGGTCCCCGCAGATGGTCGCCGAGGTCGAGGCCCGTGTCCGGCAGCAGGGCGGTCTGGTGATCTCCGTCGTGACGGCTTATGAGCTGCGCCGTGGCGTGCGAGTGCTTCGGCTACGTGACAGGGGCCGTCGCAAGGAAGTTCGGATCGAACGGCTCATTCGAACGGCGGATGTGCTCGGGCTCGACGTGCCCGCATTCGGTGCCTGGATGGTTGCAGCGGAGTTGTTCGCTCAGGCTAGCGTCAAGAGGCCGAGCATCGTGATCGATGACGCCGATCTGCTCATCGCCGCCACAGCCAAGCACTACGGTCGCACTCTCGTGACGTCCGATGCGCGACTAGCTGAGAATCTGGAGGCGGTCGGTCAGGGACCGGCAATCGATCTGCTCCGGGTCACCTAG
- a CDS encoding tyrosine-type recombinase/integrase, whose translation MGLDTEDKKAVRNAVVVETLLGTDLRVSEVCDLVVGDVFLDAANVLVRRGKGNKAGLVAISKKLARHSAGFIAWKVCSSRKRPAPAPRSL comes from the coding sequence GTGGGGCTCGACACCGAGGACAAGAAGGCTGTCAGGAACGCGGTCGTCGTCGAGACCCTTCTCGGGACCGACCTCCGGGTTTCCGAGGTCTGCGATCTCGTCGTTGGCGACGTCTTCCTCGATGCGGCAAACGTCCTTGTGAGGCGCGGGAAGGGGAACAAGGCCGGGCTCGTCGCGATCTCGAAGAAGCTCGCCCGGCATAGTGCCGGGTTCATCGCCTGGAAAGTGTGCTCGTCGAGGAAGAGACCGGCACCAGCGCCCCGCTCTTTGTGA
- a CDS encoding helix-turn-helix domain-containing protein gives MASKRKKTGFDKFFDEQMRDAKFREGYEKIRNEIDMVDALVRALDAARVDAGVSKAALARQISAEPAAVRRLFTAERANPTLATFAKLADTLGYEVQLARKAPTPRSAAKKKATKQGGGKRRSASKADADEAVAS, from the coding sequence ATGGCCAGCAAACGCAAGAAGACCGGCTTCGACAAGTTCTTCGACGAGCAGATGCGGGACGCCAAGTTCCGCGAGGGCTACGAGAAGATCCGAAACGAGATCGACATGGTCGATGCGTTGGTCCGTGCGCTGGACGCTGCCCGAGTCGATGCCGGCGTCTCGAAGGCGGCGCTTGCAAGGCAGATTTCTGCCGAGCCCGCGGCGGTCCGGCGGCTGTTCACCGCCGAACGAGCCAACCCGACGCTTGCAACCTTCGCGAAGCTCGCCGATACCCTGGGGTACGAAGTCCAGTTGGCGCGGAAGGCACCCACACCGCGGAGCGCCGCAAAGAAGAAGGCGACCAAGCAAGGTGGTGGCAAGAGGCGGTCCGCTTCCAAGGCCGATGCCGACGAGGCGGTGGCTAGCTGA
- a CDS encoding phage integrase family protein encodes MTHRKTWLVTPDKFLTADHVQRLREHLELRRRRGRGSGDRKAVRDAAIIEVLLSTGLRVSEVCDLVVGDIFLDTGHVLVRRGKGNRARLVAIPKTLAEYLDEFVLWTSKVRKEVDADGPLFVSQRGAGLSRSGVHRIWKAALEAAGLPTTWGVHATRHSYATELYRRTRDLRLTQRQLGHSSPIVTQVYASLVDEDVRRGVEKVWS; translated from the coding sequence ATGACACACCGCAAGACGTGGCTCGTGACGCCAGACAAATTCCTCACCGCTGACCACGTGCAACGCCTGCGGGAGCACCTCGAACTACGGCGACGACGCGGGCGGGGCAGTGGCGACAGAAAGGCGGTGCGGGACGCCGCGATCATCGAGGTGCTCTTGAGCACCGGGCTCCGGGTATCTGAGGTCTGCGACCTGGTGGTTGGTGACATCTTCTTGGACACCGGGCATGTCCTGGTCCGACGCGGCAAGGGCAACAGAGCCCGCCTCGTTGCGATCCCCAAGACGCTCGCCGAGTACCTCGACGAGTTCGTCCTGTGGACGAGCAAGGTCAGAAAGGAGGTCGACGCTGACGGTCCGCTATTCGTCAGCCAACGTGGTGCTGGCCTCAGCAGATCCGGCGTCCACCGGATCTGGAAGGCGGCTCTCGAAGCCGCCGGCCTTCCTACGACTTGGGGCGTTCACGCCACGCGGCACAGCTACGCAACGGAGCTGTATCGGCGGACCAGGGATCTGCGGCTCACACAGCGGCAGCTTGGGCACTCGTCGCCAATCGTAACCCAGGTTTACGCGAGCTTGGTGGACGAGGATGTTCGTCGAGGCGTGGAGAAGGTGTGGTCGTAG
- a CDS encoding helix-turn-helix transcriptional regulator: MRKARWLKGWTQEDVAAQGVTLRYYQEMERGERNPTLRLLLELADILGVTVADLASVPGARPSDPPLSARKAQPPPRGRKPKKPRH; this comes from the coding sequence CTGCGGAAGGCTCGTTGGCTGAAGGGGTGGACGCAGGAGGATGTGGCCGCTCAGGGGGTGACGCTCCGCTATTACCAGGAGATGGAGAGAGGCGAGCGCAACCCGACTCTTCGGCTTCTTCTGGAGCTGGCGGACATCCTCGGGGTCACCGTCGCCGATCTCGCCAGCGTCCCCGGCGCCCGACCGAGCGATCCGCCGCTCTCGGCACGCAAAGCGCAGCCGCCGCCGAGAGGCAGGAAGCCCAAGAAGCCGAGGCACTGA
- a CDS encoding AAA family ATPase — translation MIIKKFVRIANVGRFSKLSPDGDVELKEITLIYAENGYGKTTIAGLIRSLKTGEAAYLSERATLGATGKQGVDLLLGSGSVAKFRDGAWSETNGNIEIFDATFVRENVFAGDAVDSEHRRNLYEVVVGAAGVALRNKIDDIDSEGRGVARDIRAAEQAIDDYMQGPFTRDRFLELQQDPDVANKISAATTKLNASRNSKKIVGRKGLDALSVPQSPRGVLDLLKTEVQQVAVEAFAAVKAHLQNRLGAGAEGWIRQGLSYGGEGDCPFCGQDTSDVELVQGFSAYFSDTYNEKVVQLQQAKNRLEQEFGDRAWAHVQQVALENDATVEAWADLSDLSAAKLSLGRLEKSWRHLVAVVGEKLKEKLANPTQSSGDLTDVEAALRDYEDAATDVRKANDKVQVANDTISQLKRDAASTDDTAVEQELRRLRNIEIRHDPKVQGLCDELVALRAKKVRLAADKDEAKNELEAQSGSVLQQYEATINGFLERFGASFRMTGTKPSFPGGKASSTYQIAIRDVAVDLGDSRTKQGTCFRTALSSGDRSTLALAFFLARLDRDTDLDKKLVVFDDPLSSLDCFRSSCTQQEIRRTASKAAQVIVLSHDAFFLKSMYDDERGAKTLHIVGRADSHHMKAWDIEEHCASQAYRDYFLLKSFLAEGVPTKSDLTGVASRVRPYVEDYVRHKYPGDFQGLMTLGDCIRKIKDAPGSDGPGAFKSRVQDLEDINEFGRRFMHGGGSVPAPPSESELTTYVKRAIDLVQGA, via the coding sequence TTGATCATCAAGAAGTTCGTCAGGATCGCCAACGTCGGAAGGTTCTCCAAGCTGTCTCCAGACGGCGACGTTGAGCTGAAGGAGATCACCCTCATCTACGCCGAGAATGGCTACGGAAAGACGACGATCGCGGGACTCATCCGCTCCCTGAAGACAGGAGAGGCCGCCTATCTCTCGGAGCGGGCCACGCTTGGTGCCACTGGCAAGCAAGGCGTCGACCTGCTCCTTGGATCGGGCTCGGTTGCGAAGTTCCGCGACGGGGCGTGGAGTGAGACCAACGGGAACATCGAGATTTTCGACGCCACGTTCGTGAGAGAGAACGTCTTCGCCGGTGACGCGGTGGACAGCGAGCACCGTAGGAACCTGTACGAAGTGGTCGTCGGAGCCGCGGGAGTGGCTCTCAGGAACAAGATCGACGACATCGACTCGGAGGGGCGAGGCGTTGCCCGCGACATACGTGCCGCGGAGCAGGCGATTGACGACTACATGCAGGGACCGTTCACCAGAGATCGGTTCCTTGAGCTTCAGCAGGATCCGGATGTCGCGAACAAGATCAGCGCCGCCACGACGAAGCTCAACGCGAGTAGGAACTCGAAGAAGATTGTCGGCCGCAAGGGGCTCGACGCGCTGTCGGTTCCGCAGTCACCACGGGGTGTGCTCGACCTATTGAAGACGGAGGTGCAGCAAGTAGCCGTCGAAGCCTTCGCGGCGGTGAAGGCCCATCTCCAAAACCGTCTCGGCGCCGGTGCCGAGGGCTGGATACGCCAAGGGCTAAGCTACGGCGGGGAAGGAGACTGCCCCTTCTGCGGGCAAGACACGAGTGATGTGGAACTGGTCCAGGGCTTCTCAGCCTACTTCTCGGACACGTACAACGAGAAGGTCGTCCAGCTCCAGCAGGCCAAGAATCGGCTCGAACAGGAGTTCGGGGATCGGGCTTGGGCACATGTCCAACAAGTCGCGTTGGAGAACGATGCCACGGTGGAAGCCTGGGCTGACCTGTCGGATCTCAGCGCCGCCAAGCTGTCACTCGGTCGGCTTGAGAAATCGTGGCGGCATCTCGTGGCCGTCGTCGGAGAGAAGCTCAAGGAGAAGTTAGCGAACCCGACCCAGAGTTCGGGTGACCTGACCGACGTGGAGGCCGCTCTGCGGGACTACGAGGATGCGGCGACCGACGTTCGCAAAGCCAACGACAAGGTGCAGGTGGCCAATGACACCATCTCCCAGCTCAAGCGGGACGCAGCGTCTACTGACGACACGGCGGTCGAGCAAGAGCTTCGCCGGCTCCGCAACATCGAGATCCGGCATGACCCCAAAGTCCAAGGGCTCTGCGATGAACTCGTTGCGCTTCGAGCGAAGAAGGTGCGACTCGCCGCCGACAAGGACGAAGCCAAGAACGAGCTAGAGGCCCAGTCCGGGAGCGTGCTTCAGCAGTACGAGGCGACGATCAACGGCTTCCTCGAACGCTTTGGGGCATCGTTTCGGATGACGGGCACGAAACCATCGTTTCCAGGGGGCAAGGCGTCTTCCACCTATCAAATCGCCATCCGCGACGTGGCCGTTGATCTGGGCGACTCTCGCACCAAGCAGGGCACGTGTTTCCGGACCGCGCTCAGCAGCGGTGACCGGAGCACGCTCGCCCTCGCCTTCTTCCTCGCACGACTCGACCGAGACACCGATCTCGACAAGAAGCTGGTGGTCTTCGACGACCCGTTGTCGAGCTTGGATTGCTTCCGCTCAAGTTGCACACAGCAAGAGATCCGACGAACGGCAAGCAAGGCGGCGCAGGTCATCGTTCTCTCGCACGACGCCTTCTTTCTGAAGAGCATGTACGACGACGAGCGTGGAGCGAAGACGCTGCACATTGTCGGCCGGGCCGATTCACACCACATGAAGGCATGGGACATCGAGGAACACTGCGCCTCCCAAGCGTACCGCGACTACTTCTTGCTCAAGTCGTTCCTTGCCGAAGGCGTGCCGACCAAGAGCGACCTCACCGGCGTGGCCTCCAGGGTGAGGCCCTATGTCGAGGACTACGTGCGCCACAAGTACCCCGGCGACTTCCAGGGCTTGATGACCCTTGGTGACTGCATTCGGAAGATCAAGGATGCGCCGGGAAGCGATGGGCCCGGAGCGTTCAAGTCCAGGGTCCAGGACCTTGAAGACATCAACGAGTTCGGGCGGCGGTTCATGCACGGCGGTGGGTCGGTTCCTGCACCGCCGTCTGAGTCCGAGCTGACGACCTACGTGAAGCGGGCCATTGACCTGGTACAAGGCGCCTGA
- a CDS encoding M48 family metallopeptidase, with amino-acid sequence MDSLVVDDLHFEVRRSPRRQTVQITVDRGGELVLSAPETCPLKKMEGFVREKRFWIYTKLAEKEALLKDAPTKEYVSGEGFPYLGRGYRLLLVDRQDVPVKLDRGRFKMRRGVAATGRAAMVAWYAEHALAWLPQRVGRLAGRVGVEPGKVVVKDLGFRWGSCGKDATLNFHWRTILLPPRIIEYIVVHELAHLHEPHHTPEFWLRVERAMPDFAARKQWLAENAQEAMGV; translated from the coding sequence ATGGACTCCCTGGTCGTCGATGACCTGCACTTTGAGGTCCGCCGCAGCCCGCGTCGGCAGACGGTCCAGATCACCGTCGACCGCGGCGGAGAGCTGGTCCTCTCCGCGCCCGAGACGTGCCCGCTCAAGAAGATGGAAGGCTTCGTCCGGGAGAAGCGGTTCTGGATCTACACGAAGCTCGCGGAGAAGGAGGCGTTGCTCAAGGACGCCCCCACGAAGGAGTACGTCAGCGGCGAGGGGTTTCCCTACCTAGGCCGCGGCTACCGACTCCTCCTCGTCGACCGCCAGGACGTTCCGGTGAAGCTCGACCGAGGGCGATTCAAGATGCGTCGGGGGGTTGCGGCAACCGGCCGAGCGGCGATGGTCGCCTGGTACGCGGAGCACGCCCTCGCCTGGCTGCCGCAACGAGTGGGACGCCTTGCAGGCCGTGTCGGCGTAGAGCCCGGCAAGGTCGTGGTGAAGGACCTAGGCTTCCGCTGGGGGTCGTGCGGGAAGGACGCGACCCTCAACTTCCACTGGCGGACCATCCTGCTGCCGCCGCGGATCATCGAGTACATCGTCGTCCACGAGCTGGCCCACCTGCACGAGCCGCACCACACGCCCGAGTTCTGGCTTCGAGTGGAGCGGGCGATGCCCGACTTCGCAGCAAGGAAGCAGTGGCTCGCAGAGAACGCCCAGGAGGCGATGGGGGTGTAG
- a CDS encoding type I restriction endonuclease subunit R, which yields MSGGPEFLEVEQPFMDQLAMMGWKLITGSLDHPSVTGRETFREVFILDDLKKALKRINLRDGKPWLDDARASQAAAALERITSKRLMEANQEATELLLKGTSVEGLHDWDQGRPQTVHFIDWDNPDNNVFTAINQFKVDCPGGQSKGSIRPDITLFINGIPVVVVECKSPTVSEPIPSAIDQLRRYHNARKAAGEVEDNEGNEKLFFTNQFLVATSYDEAVVGTIRADTQHYLEWKDTAPVPLDQVKAELNKEQLSSQNRLIAGMLRPAHLLDIIRHFTIFKQDTGKTFKVVCRYQQFRAVQAAVKRLTSGKTRKQDGEHDRRGGIVWHTQGSGKSLTMVFLVKKMRSLAELRRFKVVIITDRKDLQSQLSDTATLTGETVQVGRNIGHVKKLLTAKGPGLVFAMIQKYLDRDLDSLSADDDVGDLGQLNDDEAILVMVDEAHRSHTSALHAKLMQALPNCARIGFTGTPIIMGAKKRTHDIFGEFIDRYTIKEAEADGSTVPILYEGRTAEGAVSDGRDLDQLFEDMFDDRPEEELEAIKRKYATKAAILEAPKLVNAKARDMLRHYVEHILPNGLKAQVVAYSRRAAVLYQGAFEEARDELVQVALELDEATRALDDLELADKPRKLRAAVRAWRNLDVLKTLEFAAVISPENNDPPEWKEWTDGTKIALRTGPNGEFKRPLFHDDPTKCHPLAFLIVKSMLLTGFDAPIEGVMYLDRSIREAELLQAIARVNRTGHGKTAGIVVDYFGVARHLKDALSAYTDEDIEGALHSLNDEIPKLRDRHQRVLAIFTSRDVDPHDDIEECIHLLKDEKLRAVFAVKLKQFLATLDLVLPRPEALPFVNDAALFGEIYTRAQKLYRDGLPPLGKAVGRKVQRLIDEHVISLGIDPKIPPIAITDASFDGHVDKQVSPRAKASEMEHAARHHIKKKLDEDPVHYTKLSERLDEIIAKFGEDWEQLALALKPFVQEVVGGRKKDVGLGLDPQVEAPFFDVLKEEREKEAPVSGADIKWLADKTKELVENIRQSVNVVGFLKNSVRQEELHGQLFVFLTDHEIVDFDNADTVADRLLELAKANHNKLVT from the coding sequence ATGAGCGGTGGCCCCGAGTTCCTGGAGGTCGAGCAGCCCTTCATGGACCAGCTCGCCATGATGGGCTGGAAGCTCATCACTGGGAGCCTCGACCACCCGTCCGTGACCGGCCGCGAGACCTTCCGCGAGGTCTTCATCCTCGACGACCTCAAGAAGGCCCTCAAGCGCATCAACCTTCGTGACGGCAAGCCGTGGCTCGACGACGCCCGAGCCTCCCAAGCCGCCGCCGCCCTTGAACGCATCACGAGCAAGCGGCTCATGGAAGCCAACCAGGAAGCGACCGAGCTGCTGCTCAAAGGTACGTCCGTGGAGGGCCTGCACGACTGGGATCAAGGCAGACCGCAGACGGTTCACTTCATCGACTGGGACAACCCCGACAACAACGTCTTCACCGCCATCAATCAGTTCAAGGTCGACTGTCCCGGCGGCCAATCCAAGGGATCGATCCGCCCCGACATCACGCTCTTCATCAACGGCATCCCGGTGGTGGTGGTCGAGTGCAAGAGCCCCACCGTCTCGGAGCCCATCCCGAGCGCCATCGATCAGCTTCGCCGCTACCACAACGCTCGAAAGGCCGCGGGCGAGGTCGAGGACAACGAGGGCAACGAGAAGCTCTTCTTCACCAACCAGTTCCTCGTCGCGACGAGCTACGACGAGGCGGTCGTCGGCACCATCCGAGCCGACACCCAGCACTACCTGGAATGGAAGGACACCGCGCCCGTCCCCCTTGACCAGGTGAAGGCAGAGCTGAACAAGGAGCAGCTCTCAAGCCAGAACCGGCTCATCGCGGGGATGCTTCGCCCCGCCCACCTGCTCGACATCATCCGACACTTCACGATCTTCAAGCAGGACACCGGCAAGACCTTCAAGGTGGTGTGCCGGTATCAGCAGTTTCGAGCCGTGCAGGCTGCGGTCAAGCGGCTCACATCGGGCAAGACCAGGAAGCAAGATGGCGAGCACGATCGCCGCGGCGGGATCGTTTGGCACACCCAAGGGTCGGGCAAGAGCCTCACGATGGTGTTCCTGGTGAAGAAGATGCGGTCGCTCGCCGAACTGCGTCGCTTTAAGGTCGTGATCATCACCGACCGTAAGGATCTGCAAAGTCAGCTCTCGGACACCGCGACACTGACCGGGGAGACGGTGCAGGTCGGCCGCAACATCGGGCACGTCAAGAAGCTCCTAACCGCCAAGGGACCGGGCCTCGTGTTCGCCATGATCCAGAAGTACCTCGACCGGGATCTCGACTCGCTCTCGGCCGACGACGACGTGGGCGACCTCGGCCAGCTCAACGACGACGAGGCGATCCTCGTGATGGTTGACGAGGCCCACCGCTCTCACACGAGCGCCCTGCACGCCAAGCTCATGCAGGCTCTGCCCAACTGCGCCCGCATCGGCTTCACCGGCACCCCCATCATCATGGGAGCCAAGAAGCGGACCCACGACATCTTTGGAGAGTTCATCGATCGGTACACCATCAAAGAGGCCGAAGCCGACGGGTCGACCGTGCCGATCCTCTACGAAGGTCGCACCGCCGAGGGGGCCGTGTCCGACGGTCGCGATCTCGACCAGCTCTTCGAGGACATGTTCGATGACCGGCCCGAAGAAGAGCTAGAAGCGATCAAGCGGAAGTACGCCACCAAGGCCGCCATCCTCGAAGCACCGAAGTTGGTGAACGCCAAGGCGAGGGACATGCTCCGGCACTACGTCGAGCACATCCTGCCGAACGGCCTCAAGGCCCAAGTCGTGGCCTACAGCCGGCGAGCCGCCGTGCTCTACCAAGGGGCGTTCGAGGAAGCCCGCGACGAGCTGGTGCAAGTGGCCCTCGAACTCGACGAAGCCACCAGGGCTCTCGACGATCTGGAGCTAGCCGACAAGCCGCGGAAGCTCCGAGCGGCCGTGCGAGCGTGGCGAAACCTAGATGTCCTCAAGACCCTTGAGTTCGCCGCGGTCATCTCCCCAGAGAACAACGATCCGCCGGAGTGGAAGGAGTGGACGGACGGCACCAAGATAGCCCTCCGCACCGGCCCCAACGGCGAGTTCAAGCGACCCCTCTTCCACGATGATCCGACCAAGTGCCACCCGCTCGCGTTCTTGATCGTGAAGTCGATGCTACTCACCGGTTTCGACGCCCCCATCGAGGGGGTCATGTACCTCGACCGCTCGATACGCGAGGCCGAGCTTCTCCAGGCCATCGCCCGTGTGAACAGGACTGGGCATGGCAAGACCGCTGGCATCGTCGTCGACTACTTTGGGGTCGCCCGCCACCTCAAGGATGCGCTGAGTGCCTACACCGACGAGGACATCGAGGGGGCCCTCCACAGTCTCAACGACGAGATCCCCAAGCTCCGCGACCGACACCAACGGGTGCTCGCCATCTTCACCAGCCGCGATGTCGACCCCCACGACGACATCGAGGAGTGCATCCACCTGCTCAAGGACGAGAAGCTCCGAGCCGTCTTCGCGGTGAAGCTGAAGCAGTTCCTGGCGACGCTCGACCTCGTCCTCCCTCGACCGGAGGCACTCCCGTTCGTGAACGACGCCGCCCTCTTCGGCGAAATCTACACGCGAGCCCAGAAGCTCTACCGCGACGGACTCCCACCCCTAGGAAAGGCCGTCGGCCGCAAGGTCCAGCGCCTCATCGACGAGCACGTCATCTCGCTCGGCATCGACCCCAAGATCCCGCCGATCGCGATCACCGACGCTTCGTTTGATGGCCACGTCGACAAACAAGTCTCCCCCAGGGCCAAGGCGTCGGAGATGGAGCACGCAGCCAGGCACCACATCAAGAAGAAGCTCGACGAAGATCCCGTCCACTACACGAAGCTCTCCGAACGCCTCGATGAGATCATCGCCAAGTTCGGCGAGGACTGGGAGCAGCTAGCCCTTGCCCTCAAGCCGTTCGTCCAAGAGGTCGTTGGCGGCAGGAAGAAGGACGTTGGGCTCGGACTCGACCCCCAAGTCGAAGCCCCGTTCTTCGACGTGCTGAAGGAGGAGCGAGAGAAGGAGGCCCCCGTATCGGGCGCCGACATCAAGTGGCTCGCCGACAAGACCAAGGAGCTGGTCGAGAACATCCGCCAAAGCGTCAACGTCGTCGGCTTCCTCAAGAACTCGGTCCGCCAGGAGGAGCTGCACGGCCAGCTCTTCGTGTTCCTAACCGACCACGAGATCGTCGACTTCGACAACGCCGACACCGTGGCCGACCGGCTCTTGGAGCTGGCGAAGGCGAACCACAACAAGCTGGTGACGTGA
- a CDS encoding restriction endonuclease subunit S, with protein MSGALVAKADDVLLNSTGTGTIGRSSVFPGMEGFVVDGHVTVLRPRRETTEGRWLNAVLRTPWGQTFLETECYSGSTNQVELSRTRLANAMVPLPPLPEQRQIAEVLDTVDEAVRRTEQIIAKLKQVKHGLLHDLLTQGIDDNGELRDPDRHPEQFKDSPLGRIPKGWEVLPLGELSNVVRGSTPRPAKDPRYFGGTHTPWITVGELSRDDWPYLTSTATRLTELGARFSRHLHAGTVVLSNSGYGCGVPKILQLSGCANDGIAAFLDLSDGVVPLFLYYFLFSQILNLRTRVARGVDQPNLNTDLLRAFRIPMPPRAEQEAVSNVLFGIAERERREETEASKLRLLKSGLMEDLLTGRVRVTPLLEEAAE; from the coding sequence ATGAGCGGCGCGTTGGTGGCGAAAGCGGACGACGTACTGCTCAATTCAACGGGGACGGGCACCATCGGGCGGTCATCCGTGTTTCCAGGCATGGAAGGCTTCGTCGTCGACGGCCATGTGACGGTCCTGCGCCCTCGTCGAGAGACAACCGAGGGCCGCTGGTTGAACGCCGTTCTTCGCACTCCTTGGGGCCAGACCTTCCTCGAAACGGAGTGCTACTCCGGTTCGACGAACCAGGTGGAGCTGTCTCGCACACGGTTGGCAAACGCGATGGTTCCGCTTCCACCCCTGCCCGAGCAACGCCAGATCGCCGAGGTGCTCGACACGGTGGACGAGGCGGTCCGCCGCACCGAGCAGATCATCGCCAAGCTCAAGCAGGTGAAGCACGGCTTGCTCCACGATCTGCTCACCCAAGGCATCGACGACAACGGCGAGCTACGCGACCCAGACCGCCACCCCGAGCAGTTCAAGGACTCTCCGCTGGGCCGGATTCCGAAGGGGTGGGAGGTGCTGCCACTCGGTGAACTCTCGAACGTTGTCCGCGGCTCGACCCCACGACCGGCAAAGGACCCACGATACTTCGGCGGTACACACACGCCGTGGATCACGGTCGGTGAATTGAGTCGTGATGACTGGCCGTACCTCACGAGCACGGCAACAAGGTTGACCGAGCTTGGCGCACGCTTCAGCCGACATCTCCACGCCGGTACGGTGGTGTTGTCGAACAGTGGTTACGGGTGCGGCGTGCCCAAGATCCTTCAGCTCAGCGGCTGCGCCAATGATGGCATCGCAGCGTTCTTGGATCTCTCCGACGGTGTGGTTCCACTCTTCCTCTACTACTTCTTGTTCTCGCAGATCCTGAATCTCCGGACACGAGTAGCAAGAGGCGTGGACCAACCAAACCTCAACACGGATCTCCTCCGAGCGTTCCGCATCCCGATGCCGCCGCGAGCGGAGCAGGAGGCCGTCTCCAATGTCCTTTTTGGGATCGCAGAACGTGAGAGACGAGAGGAGACCGAGGCATCTAAACTCCGCCTGCTCAAGAGTGGCCTGATGGAAGATCTGCTCACTGGCCGAGTTCGCGTCACTCCGCTGCTGGAGGAAGCTGCGGAATGA